One window from the genome of Helicoverpa armigera isolate CAAS_96S chromosome 4, ASM3070526v1, whole genome shotgun sequence encodes:
- the LOC110370432 gene encoding uncharacterized protein LOC110370432 isoform X3 produces the protein MEIVSLRPRCCKIAHKKSHEIKFGGRGALQGVISGLTQDDSIYSMSATSEYEPAARQDYGPATSSENVYEHVLDHKLTNMNVPSVRTPVLRAVPLSPTEGDPEPDSTNPESIIQSVHKVDKEVEYHIAEKHCDTDMSVDSLSGIVRLEEAIDNVGRIAYPIIQETEDSNDGNYVDNSTTLIQAPLSTAIVQNVTKLPQNFTINVDAAVGNITSIQNVQDVAGNQTLWLPTILATSAATNDSKIDDERSQAGVSQIIITSESYVNDTNQTVRRANIVTENFMSRPKASKVQILSNISIPKNPSYNQQYLTGKEMAPVYGTQSHVYKLSNSVLCTKPQKSQSLIGCSTLSPNVVNNSPIKNVPYSHTFTKSTNLNKTLNKVNNGANLNAMVAASSGNTQCHILSRVVSGPNKMSVHSGRKSVNTFKGSKSSGQVSNQKNQSRPIKIIQQTGSANKSEAKSWPVASVTYKSQQPSYGVVDSNASKIIQKVGSPTHKSQPLSLSKFPPKGERLVLQSPCGPVLISTAPISTSLPKGPHYVQSGSTPNLRYVQTYGPADNPISTVSQVSANQQLTAQILQSLSQPKLMLQTSPTPLNHNITTMLPSPEEPVEVKPINQKRIVVGDKTTLLTEDDIIGMEERPNLSEELRRYSFQPLAFVMLDHTYAQPAQKQPTATPPTTPVSTGPPPAIISPTLTTSPMSPLKRNSPVIMSTASYEMPLTVPTSVVGTPIPVSSIQMAPITYKPTPAPPPDDDAASVISSIDGDRKANRGGSDTETAPEGEEEGKTRCICDFTHDDGYMICCDRCGEWQHVDCMGIDRQNIPDAYQCEICSPRPIDRRHARAIQMRKREELSALGASDTDSSESSRQPGQRRKRLLTVTTYTNTSGSCVTTYNSNVPVLPPLPQPSLALPKRGPKRPKKAEVVRKGTKRKLSEKRVKRKKEMMLNRSKYNSTMSNQSHFQDSYELAVTNHYSPELRAKIMKYSSKLGNTPNMAYAMNAHLCTTVPHAGGKILIATKDLKENTPVIELRGKYMLSNQHRPQLQNSARAGSQKPGPFVFFYRLPKDNTQICIDTRTYGNEARFVRRSCKPNAELQHCIVKGTLHVYLVSIGVIQSNTEITVGHDADGSKQPCACGNPKHCKVNGLNTLASRKSVDYPPREKRSRNRCFSSSSPVSPPLAPAVTTPIKEFTPQILTTIKSEKKSPQQIKHEYPPLSPVKSSAVMALNFDEPPKPEPVEDIKPEIDLIAKEEMKPEDLDEPDYCKEEPIEEKFEEIKHEIPLPVVEEPKPFIAPKVEEKEIKEIIKPEKEPVYSDEEKPEKVEEKKPKEEPKIEEDRPVTREFMAKSACHDRSSRSSRTACVNQDSLDDKTDDSQDKIQTNNKEKEKRKMVSSKNSIETPPPSLGTRQNSKPVSKLQTREERKMEAIMKAFERMEKAEQRKQEVKERQKRRESDPHPNANDKDDEEEVHNTTKKRKKRKGRARTTSQSNRRRLNSADSDMVTSGDEAPPTPLTPPRAPPPRRDSVVPPPVEHNERANEVPHEELGLSSACLLVEAAVGSVESAFKLPKTKKTMATEWIGRSPERTPSPYRSPYRPALVSAPSLENLVRVASTIIGDLSGGHDLDHEEESRLSPPRTPGRDRNKPPKKAKRITRSTPPTEVAEVVTPIIAQHSAKKRWLRQAISEESDSPVADVFVPESPPNEMVTPLKKRRLARESLSCEQNTIVPCNDETSPILTSEDSPVKDDTQALTRQYKVRNIMDSIYGRDRTRSDSGQGSDDQCNIDHDVLNMNIKGPHDSENIRRIIGVPTPEDEHPPEIPKPEDIKTNNNNVEIDESNYNKVVPMEIDTTIPAQPKIQESVDSSIDVKGIESPTDKLNSCQSADTSGNSSPQRDEMDDIQKKIHSFHTENIQILKSRNKKPKEKRKKVNLNFDLNMVDDQISVQLRTENDTSSKAIEINGDIHDEMSNSIHDDVKVHVSPENIPLPPVESIPLPAPENIPLPEEPSPMPVIPPPETIPLPEEPMKPVKTIRPSSPVEKLDKIEKPFSIDRPSVLENSTLPFSSRFSSTGLFSGIFSNMSQSFNMDSSINENVPNMSIIKSAIDRTTSLDSSLFDKDSITPVDDLKNVQAILTRVNNMDSNNSVILSGVLNSSNKARLLAPSPKPLAKPYCPRSHDPRLNPPPLEKPKPVRRKLSITEYRKRHLGGCVEEGGGGSSSSPNEAGEAPAEWSSESSGAASLSPQRLDLAAQAAADELEQRLHRELTADHAPKGVFDAQPTASERQRENLSSRLRREFGLALPDDEEARPPTENTDGAAVKRGDR, from the exons ATGGAAATAGTTTCGCTACGTCCTAGGTGTTGTAAAATCGCTCATAAAAAG tcacatgaaataaaatttgggGGCCGAGGTGCACTCCAAGGCGTCATCTCGGGTTTGACCCAAGATGATAGTATATACAGCATGTCAGCTACATCAGAATACGAACCAGCGGCCCGGCAA GATTACGGGCCGGCCACCTCCAGTGAAAATGTTTACGAACATGTATTGGAtcacaaattaacaaatatgaATGTACCTAGTGTGAGAACTCCTGTATTGAGGGCTGTGCCCTTGTCTCCCACTGAAGGTGATCCTGAACCTGACTCCACAAATCCTGAAAGTATCATTCAATCTGTGCACAAAGTAGACAAAGAAGTTGAATATCACATTGCTGAGAAACACTGTGATACAGATATGTCTGTGGACTCCCTCTCTGGCATTGTAAGGCTCGAAGAGGCCATTGATAACGTAGGGCGCATAGCGTACCCCATAATACAAGAAACCGAAGATTCAAATGATGGCAATTATGTAGACAACTCCACAACCCTCATACAAGCACCATTGAGCACTGCAATTGTTCAAAACGTCACAAAATTGCCTCAGAATTTTACAATTAATGTTGATGCAGCTGTTGGAAACATAACATCTATACAGAATGTACAAGATGTAGCTGGAAACCAGACCCTATGGCTGCCTACAATACTTGCAACCAGTGCTGCTACAAATGACTCTAAGATTGATGACGAGAGATCACAAGCTGGTGTGTCACAAATCATTATCACCAGTGAAAGTTATGTTAATGACACAAATCAAACTGTAAGAAGAGCTAATATTGTCACTGAGAACTTCATGAGCAGACCCAAGGCATCGAAAGTTCAGATTTTAAGCAATATATCTATTCCGAAGAACCCTAGTTATAATCAACAGTACTTAACTGGGAAAGAAATGGCTCCTGTGTATGGAACACAAAGTCATGTTTACAAACTGAGTAATTCAGTCCTCTGTACTAAACCCCAGAAGAGTCAGTCTTTGATTGGCTGCTCCACTTTATCGCCAAATGTTGTGAACAATAGCCCTATCAAGAATGTGCCCTACAGTCATACATTCACCAAAAGcacaaacttaaataaaactttgaataagGTAAACAATGGTGCTAATCTTAATGCTATGGTTGCTGCCTCCTCGGGCAACACACAATGCCATATATTATCTCGTGTTGTCTCTGGACCTAATAAGATGTCTGTACATTCTGGAAGAAAATCTGTCAATACTTTTAAGGGATCCAAGAGCTCGGGACAAGTTTCCAATCAGAAGAATCAATCAAggccaattaaaataatacaacagACTGGGTCAGCTAACAAATCTGAGGCTAAGTCTTGGCCTGTTGCCAGCGTCACATACAAAAGTCAGCAGCCTAGTTATGGAGTTGTTGATTCGAATGCATCGAAAATTATACAGAAAGTGGGCAGTCCCACACATAAGAGCCAGCCATTATCTTTATCAAAGTTCCCTCCAAAAGGGGAGCGTTTAGTTTTACAGTCACCTTGTGGGCCTGTCTTGATTTCTACTGCTCCAATCAGCACGAGTTTACCAAAGGGTCCTCACTATGTGCAATCAGGGTCTACTCCCAATTTAAGATATGTTCAGACGTATGGCCCTGCAGACAATCCTATCTCCACAGTATCACAAGTGTCTGCTAACCAGCAACTGACTGCGCAGATACTGCAGTCTTTGTCACAGCCCAAGTTGATGTTGCAAACCAGTCCAACACCTTTGAACCATAATATAACAACTATGCTGCCCTCACCTGAGGAACCAGTTGAGGTCAAGCCTATAAATCAAAAGAGGATTGTTGT tgGCGACAAAACAACATTACTTACTGAGGACGACATTATCGGCATGGAAGAGCGACCAAATCTTTCCGAAGAACTAAGGAGGTATTCATTCCAGCCCTTAGCCTTCGTGATGTTGGACCACACTTACGCGCAGCCCGCTCAGAAGCAGCCCACGGCTACTCCGCCCACGACGCCGGTGTCTACTGGCCCGCCTCCCGCCATCATCTCGCCCACTCTCACTACATCACCAATGAGTCCTTTAAAACGTAATTCCCCTGTTATCATGTCCACCGCGTCTTACGAAATGCCTTTGACAGTGCCTACTAGTGTTGTTGGAACACCTATACCTGTTTCTTCAATACAAATGGCGCCGATTACTTATAAGCCGACGCCAGCGCCGCCGCCCGATGACGATGCTGCATCTGTGATATCGTCAATAGATGGCGACAGGAAAGCTAACAGAGGTGGTAGTGATACGGAAACTGCCCCCGAAGGCGAGGAAGAGGGGAAGACGAGATGCATTTGTGACTTCACCCATGACGACGGGTACATGATATGTTGCGACCGCTGCGGCGAGTGGCAGCATGTGGACTGCATGGGCATCGACCGGCAGAACATACCGGACGCCTACCAATGCGAGATCTGTTCGCCGCGACCCATCGACCGACGTCACGCGCGGGCCATACAGATGAGAAAGAGAGAGGAACTCAGCGCACTCGGTGCTTCCGACACTGACTCGTCAGAGAGCAGTCGACAGCCCGGACAACGGAGGAAACGGTTACTTACTGTCACTACATATACCAATACAAGCGGCTCATGTGTCACCACTTATAACTCTAACGTCCCAGTGCTTCCGCCTTTACCACAGCCCTCGTTAGCGTTACCCAAACGGGGACCCAAGAGACCTAAGAAAGCAGAAGTAGTCAGAAAAGGCACCAAGAGAAAACTATCTGAAAAGCGAGTCAAACGTAAGAAGGAAATGATGTTGAACAGAAGTAAATATAACTCCACAATGTCAAATCAATCGCACTTCCAGGACTCGTACGAATTAGCCGTCACGAATCATTACAGTCCAGAGTTGAGAGCTAAAATCATGAAGTATAGCAGCAAACTGGGCAATACTCCTAACATGGCGTATGCTATGAACGCGCATTTATGTACCACTGTGCCTCACGCTGGTGGTAAGATTTTAATTGCAACAAAGGACTTGAAAGAAAACACGCCAGTAATAGAGTTACGTGGCAAGTACATGTTGTCTAACCAACACAGGCCACAACTCCAGAACTCTGCTAGAGCTGGCAGCCAGAAGCCTGGGCCTTTCGTGTTCTTTTACAGACTGCCTAAAGATAACACTCAAATATGTATTGACACAAGAACATACGGCAACGAAGCGAGATTCGTCCGAAGATCATGTAAACCTAACGCTGAATTACAACATTGCATTGTTAAGGGCACATTACATGTTTATTTGGTATCTATAGGAGTTATTCAGTCTAATACTGAAATTACTGTTGGTCACGATGCTGACGGCAGTAAGCAGCCTTGCGCTTGCGGTAACCCGAAACACTGTAAAGTGAACGGCCTTAACACACTAGCGTCGAGAAAGAGCGTCGATTATCCGCCGCGGGAGAAGAGAAGCAGAAATAGATGTTTCAGTTCGTCATCACCGGTGTCTCCACCACTCGCGCCAGCTGTCACCACTCCAATCAAGGAATTTACGCCACAAATTCTCACAACAATCAAATCTGAGAAGAAATCTCCACAACAAATTAAACATGAGTATCCTCCTCTGTCACCAGTTAAATCATCAGCGGTGATGGCCTTAAACTTTGATGAACCGCCTAAACCTGAGCCAGTAGAAGATATAAAACCAGAAATAGATCTAATAGCCAAAGAAGAAATGAAGCCTGAAGACCTGGATGAACCAGACTACTGCAAGGAGGAACCAATTGAAGAGaaatttgaagaaataaaacacGAGATTCCGCTTCCAGTTGTAGAGGAACCCAAGCCTTTCATTGCTCCTAAGGTAGAAGAAAAAGAGATAAAGGAGATTATTAAACCAGAGAAAGAGCCTGTGTATTCAGATGAGGAAAAACCAGAAAAAGTTGAAGAAAAGAAACCTAAAGAGGAACCAAAAATAGAAGAAGATAGACCTGTAACAAGAGAGTTCATGGCTAAGTCAGCATGCCACGACAGATCTTCAAGATCGAGCAGAACGGCATGCGTGAACCAAGACTCTCTGGATGACAAAACGGATGACTCTCAGGACAAAATACAGACTAATAACAAAGAGAAAGAAAAGAGGAAAATGGTTAGTTCGAAGAACTCAATCGAAACTCCACCTCCTAGCCTTGGGACCAGACAAAATTCTAAACCTGTGTCAAAATTACAGACGCGCGAGGAACGTAAAATGGAAGCTATAATGAAGGCGTTTGAACGCATGGAAAAGGCTGAACAGCGCAAACAGGAAGTGAAAGAAAGGCAGAAGAGGCGAGAGTCGGATCCGCACCCCAACGCGAACGATAAGGACGACGAGGAAGAAGTCCACAACACTACGAAAAAGAGGAAAAA GCGCAAAGGCCGTGCCCGTACAACATCTCAGTCGAATCGTCGGAGGTTAAACTCAGCCGATAGCGACATGGTGACGTCAGGCGACGAGGCCCCGCCCACTCCGCTGACTCCGCCCCGCGCGCCCCCGCCCCGCCGGGACAGCGTGGTCCCGCCCCCCGTCGAACATAATGAACGGGCTAATGAAGTACCGCATGAG GAACTTGGACTGAGCTCCGCGTGCCTATTAGTCGAAGCAGCAGTTGGGTCAGTAGAATCCGCCTTCAAATTaccaaaaacaaagaaaacaatggCTACAGAATGGATAGGGAGGTCGCCTGAACGGACGCCATCGCCTTATAGGTCTCCTTACAGACCTGCCTTAGTTTCTGCGCCGTCCTTAGAAAACTTGGTCCGAGTGGCGTCTACTATTATAGGCGATTTAAGTGGTGGACACGATTTGGACCACGAAGAAGAATCTAGACTTTCGCCGCCCAGAACGCCTGGTAGAGATAGGAATAAGCCTCCGAAGAAAGCCAAGCGAATAACTAGGAGTACACCGCCCACGGAAGTAGCTGAGGTGGTCACGCCGATCATAGCGCAGCATAGTGCCAAGAAACGCTGGCTCAGGCAAGCCATCAGCGAGGAGAGTGATTCACCTGTTGCAG ACGTCTTTGTTCCAGAATCTCCGCCAAACGAAATGGTGACACCATTGAAGAAGAGGCGGTTAGCCAGAGAATCGCTTTCGTGCGAACAGAACACTATTGTGCCT TGTAATGACGAAACTTCGCCTATTTTAACGTCAGAAGACTCGCCGGTCAAAGATGACACGCAAGCGTTGACGAGGCAATATAAAGTGAGAAATATTATGGATAGTATATACGGTAGGGACAGAACTCGGTCGGACAGCGGCCAAGGCTCCGACGACCAGTGCAATATAGACCATGACGTGTTGAACATGAACATTAAGGGCCCACATGACAGTGAGAACATTAGGAGAATCATTGGAGTGCCCACACCTGAAGACGAACATCCGCCTGAAATACCCAAACCTGAAGACATCAAgacaaataacaataatgtgGAAATAGACGAAAGTAATTATAACAAAGTCGTGCCAATGGAAATAGATACTACGATACCCGCGCAACCAAAAATACAGGAATCAGTCGACAGCAGTATCGACGTGAAAGGAATTGAGAGTCCAACCGACAAGTTAAACAGCTGCCAGTCAGCAGACACGAGCGGGAACTCGTCACCACAACGTGATGAGATGGACGACATACAGAAGAAAATACACTCATTCCACACAGAGAACATACAAATACTTAAAAGTAGAAATAAGAAGCCCAAAGAGAAACGGAAGAAAGTGAATCTGAACTTCGACCTCAACATGGTAGACGATCAGATCAGTGTGCAGTTGCGGACCGAGAACGACACGTCTTCCAAAGCGATAGAGATCAACGGAGACATACACGATGAGATGAGCAATTCTATTCACGATGACGTCAAAGTGCATGTATCTCCTGAGAACATACCTCTGCCGCCTGTTGAGTCGATACCTCTGCCAGCTCCTGAGAACATCCCGCTGCCCGAGGAACCGAGTCCAATGCCCGTCATACCGCCGCCTGAGACGATACCCTTGCCAGAAGAGCCCATGAAGCCAGTGAAGACAATACGTCCGTCATCGCCGGTGGAAAAGCTTGACAAAATCGAGAAACCGTTCTCGATCGACAGGCCGTCCGTGCTAGAGAACTCAACGCTTCCCTTCTCGTCGCGGTTCAGTTCGACGGGGCTGTTCTCCGGTATATTCAGCAACATGTCACAGTCGTTCAACATGGACAGTTCAATAAACGAGAACGTACCAAACATGTCTATAATAAAGAGTGCAATAGATAGGACTACAAGTTTAGATAGTAGTTTGTTTGACAAGGACAGTATTACGCCGGTGGACGATTTGAAGAATGTGCAGGCGATATTAACGCGAGTGAACAATATGGACTCGAATAACAGTGTGATATTATCGGGGGTGCTGAACAGTTCGAACAAGGCGCGGCTGTTGGCGCCTTCGCCGAAGCCGCTGGCGAAGCCCTACTGCCCGCGGTCCCACGACCCGCGCCTCAACCCGCCGCCCCTCGAGAAACCCAAACCTGTCAGGAGGAAG CTCTCTATAACGGAGTACCGCAAGCGGCACCTGGGCGGGTGCGTGGAggagggcggcggcggctcgTCCAGCTCGCCCAACGAGGCGGGCGAGGCGCCGGCCGAGTGGTCGAGCGAGTCGTCGGGCGCCGCGTCGCTGTCGCCGCAGCGCCTCGACCTGGCCGCGCAGGCCGCCGCCGACGAGCTCGAGCAGCGCCTGCATCGGGAGCTCACTGCTGACCATGCGCCTAAAG GTGTGTTCGACGCACAGCCGACAGCTAGTGAACGCCAGCGAGAGAACCTCAGCTCGCGGTTACGACGGGAGTTCGGTCTCGCCTTACCCGACGACGAAGAGGCGAGACCTCCTACCGAAAACACCG ATGGCGCAGCGGTGAAGCGGGGCGACAGGTAG